From a region of the Pseudanabaena sp. ABRG5-3 genome:
- a CDS encoding type II toxin-antitoxin system YafQ family toxin — MIELTWDESFARILKKWRKKHPELVARFQQKLELFRNDPFHPSLKTHSLVGNLAGSWAISINYEQRLVFKFLSDTKVLLLDLGAHDEVY, encoded by the coding sequence ATGATTGAACTAACTTGGGATGAATCATTTGCGCGAATCTTAAAGAAATGGCGCAAAAAGCATCCTGAACTCGTTGCTCGGTTTCAACAAAAACTTGAACTGTTCAGAAACGATCCATTTCATCCGTCATTGAAAACTCATAGCCTAGTTGGAAATCTTGCAGGTTCTTGGGCAATCAGCATTAATTACGAACAAAGACTTGTATTCAAGTTTTTATCTGATACCAAAGTTCTATTGCTCGATCTTGGCGCTCATGATGAAGTGTATTAA
- a CDS encoding response regulator: protein MQGTLREIDVYTIIHLIEFGQRTGELLIESTSGKFWFLFFHNGELIYATDTDSNLTRLRDYLHGLGLEHALDRLANSKLGINVLEYGQIWSLLESNVINPTQAKSIIESTMREVLFDILSLYQGTFVFEISPALTPKLTQLKFSQISSEFARHLQRWQQFYPVIQSSNQCPVLMSNDALPHLRNWIDGKTTIRQLSRYSGLDICKIGQDIYEAIATGEVTVPPLVLNVPQQVKVQSPRVVCIDDSVTICRAVEYILHNHGYQVMAVSSPIKALSVIFQHKPDLVLCDITMPEIDGYELCGMLRRSSAFAKVPIIMLTGKDGFIDRVKARMVGATEYLTKPFGEKELLTTVEKYSKR from the coding sequence ATGCAAGGCACGCTCAGAGAAATTGACGTATATACCATTATTCACCTGATCGAGTTTGGGCAACGGACTGGCGAGTTATTGATCGAGTCAACTTCAGGAAAATTCTGGTTTCTGTTTTTTCATAATGGGGAGCTAATCTATGCCACTGATACGGATAGTAATCTGACTCGATTGCGAGACTATTTGCATGGTTTGGGCTTAGAACATGCTTTGGATCGGTTGGCTAACTCAAAGCTAGGGATTAATGTCTTGGAATATGGACAAATTTGGTCACTTTTAGAATCTAACGTCATAAATCCTACTCAAGCTAAGTCAATTATCGAAAGTACGATGCGAGAAGTACTTTTTGATATTCTCAGTCTTTATCAAGGTACTTTTGTTTTTGAAATTAGTCCTGCGCTTACACCTAAATTAACCCAGCTTAAGTTTTCGCAAATTAGCTCCGAATTTGCGCGTCATTTACAGAGATGGCAGCAGTTTTATCCAGTCATTCAGTCGAGCAATCAATGTCCTGTTCTGATGTCTAATGATGCTTTACCGCATTTAAGGAATTGGATTGATGGCAAAACTACGATTCGTCAGTTGTCCCGTTATTCAGGATTGGATATCTGTAAAATTGGTCAGGATATCTATGAGGCAATCGCTACTGGTGAGGTTACGGTTCCACCATTGGTGCTGAATGTACCGCAACAGGTTAAAGTTCAGTCTCCTAGGGTTGTGTGTATTGATGATAGTGTGACGATTTGTCGTGCTGTGGAATATATTCTGCACAATCATGGCTATCAGGTGATGGCAGTTTCTAGTCCGATTAAAGCTTTGAGTGTGATTTTCCAACATAAACCCGATCTGGTTTTGTGTGATATTACGATGCCAGAGATTGATGGCTATGAACTTTGTGGAATGCTCCGCCGTTCTAGCGCTTTTGCGAAGGTTCCCATTATTATGCTGACAGGGAAGGATGGATTTATCGATCGCGTTAAGGCGCGGATGGTGGGTGCGACGGAATATCTCACGAAACCCTTTGGCGAGAAGGAACTACTAACAACCGTTGAGAAATATAGTAAGCGTTAG
- a CDS encoding fasciclin domain-containing protein, with amino-acid sequence MKANTSNNFLIKTAALAIATGSLLVSIPSLALADSTPTSAKTTKISATTKKANIVEIAVANGSFKTLVAAVKAAGLVETLSGKGPFTVFAPTDEAFAKLPAGTVDFLLKPENKASLVKVLTYHVVPSAVYAKDIQAGSTLVTTVDGGSIKVTKTKKKVVIDNSKVVKADVKASNGVIHVIDSVLLPPDLLP; translated from the coding sequence ATGAAAGCAAATACATCCAACAATTTCTTGATTAAAACTGCTGCATTAGCGATCGCTACTGGCAGTCTCCTAGTCAGTATTCCATCTTTAGCCTTAGCCGATTCCACACCAACTTCTGCAAAGACTACCAAAATTAGTGCAACTACTAAAAAAGCGAACATAGTTGAAATTGCTGTAGCTAATGGTTCTTTCAAAACCTTAGTTGCTGCGGTTAAAGCGGCTGGACTTGTAGAAACCCTGTCTGGAAAAGGTCCTTTCACTGTATTTGCCCCCACTGATGAAGCATTTGCCAAACTACCTGCGGGGACTGTAGATTTCCTCCTCAAGCCAGAAAATAAGGCTTCTTTAGTCAAAGTTTTGACCTACCATGTTGTACCTAGCGCTGTTTATGCCAAAGATATTCAGGCTGGTTCGACTCTAGTGACAACTGTTGATGGTGGTTCCATTAAAGTTACTAAGACAAAAAAGAAAGTTGTTATTGATAACTCTAAGGTAGTTAAAGCAGACGTTAAGGCTAGTAATGGTGTAATCCATGTAATTGACTCCGTATTGCTTCCCCCAGATTTGTTGCCATAG
- a CDS encoding DUF1636 domain-containing protein, whose amino-acid sequence MNHSLLVCTTCASTWQNGKKVGISGGETLLKEISQLHQDWDRRSQFEIRPVSCMSACSHACVVTFASEGKYSYLFGDLPIDSENILKTASAILSCAEIYGDRADGMLAWKERPEPLKNGVIARIPPL is encoded by the coding sequence ATGAATCATAGTTTATTAGTTTGTACGACCTGTGCCAGTACTTGGCAAAATGGCAAAAAGGTTGGCATTAGTGGTGGCGAGACGCTACTCAAAGAAATTTCACAACTACATCAGGATTGGGATCGGCGATCGCAGTTTGAAATTCGTCCTGTCTCCTGTATGAGTGCATGTAGTCATGCCTGTGTCGTTACCTTTGCTTCTGAAGGTAAATACTCATATTTATTTGGTGATTTACCCATTGATAGTGAAAATATTCTCAAGACTGCCTCAGCGATTTTATCCTGTGCAGAGATATATGGCGATCGCGCCGACGGGATGCTGGCTTGGAAAGAACGTCCCGAACCGCTAAAAAATGGCGTAATTGCTCGTATCCCACCGTTATAA
- a CDS encoding DUF2973 domain-containing protein, whose protein sequence is MVQIIYILAFTILSIFAISNLIRSMISLSQNESRSYQNNRIRRVSPQFAHPELWDKDGKYIDEPLMVIKSINVDDARSRLDALYNSSPSGEK, encoded by the coding sequence ATGGTACAAATTATCTACATACTCGCTTTTACTATCCTCTCTATTTTTGCGATTAGCAATCTCATCCGTAGCATGATATCGCTTTCTCAAAATGAATCTCGTAGCTATCAAAACAATCGTATTCGTCGAGTTTCTCCGCAGTTTGCCCATCCTGAACTATGGGACAAAGATGGCAAATATATCGATGAGCCGTTAATGGTAATCAAGTCCATTAATGTTGATGATGCGCGTTCTAGGCTTGACGCTCTATACAACTCTTCCCCTAGTGGCGAAAAGTAA
- a CDS encoding DUF2605 domain-containing protein — MSDTASPDPEMLRQILEPLLEDFTYWFDRSRKLLSSERLTFLTELEQQNLLERVENAIKEVSAAISLFKATGHQIGVDMAAMKPWHKLLMECQGVGMRYYRNQST, encoded by the coding sequence ATGAGTGATACTGCTAGCCCTGATCCTGAAATGCTCAGACAAATTCTAGAACCTTTACTAGAAGACTTTACCTATTGGTTTGACCGCTCTCGGAAGTTGCTGTCTAGTGAAAGGCTCACGTTTTTGACAGAGCTAGAGCAACAAAACCTGTTGGAACGAGTAGAAAATGCCATTAAAGAAGTCAGTGCAGCGATCTCTTTATTTAAAGCTACAGGGCATCAAATAGGGGTAGATATGGCAGCTATGAAACCTTGGCATAAACTACTTATGGAGTGTCAAGGCGTAGGGATGCGCTACTATCGTAATCAGTCAACTTAA
- the mazG gene encoding nucleoside triphosphate pyrophosphohydrolase, translated as MSFDSSANLVALQHLIDVVAKLRSPDGGCPWDLEQTPESLIPYIIEEAYEVVDAIQGGDKKAIAEELGDLLLQVVLQSQIASESQDFSIAEVAEGIAQKLIRRHPHVFGDVKTENMEEIYQNWEKIKAEEKGEDLATTQKLSYKLKRYARSLPPLTAGMKISQKAAANGFEWDNADGVWAKFHEELDELRHALEHESKENQQAELGDLLFTLINVARWYDLNPSEALQSTNRKFIKRLETIETLSDRPIDSFTTEELDNLWKQAKEKLK; from the coding sequence ATGAGTTTTGATTCTTCGGCGAACTTAGTCGCGTTGCAGCATTTGATCGATGTGGTGGCAAAGTTGCGATCGCCCGATGGTGGCTGTCCTTGGGATTTGGAGCAAACCCCTGAAAGCTTGATCCCCTATATCATTGAGGAAGCCTATGAGGTCGTGGATGCGATTCAGGGCGGTGATAAAAAGGCGATCGCGGAGGAGCTAGGCGACTTGTTGCTACAGGTGGTCTTGCAGTCCCAAATAGCCAGTGAATCGCAGGACTTTAGCATCGCCGAAGTTGCCGAAGGGATCGCCCAAAAACTAATCCGTCGCCATCCCCATGTCTTTGGTGATGTCAAAACTGAAAATATGGAGGAAATTTATCAAAATTGGGAAAAAATTAAGGCTGAGGAAAAGGGAGAAGATTTAGCGACAACCCAAAAGCTGAGTTACAAGCTCAAACGCTATGCGCGATCGCTACCACCATTAACGGCGGGTATGAAAATCTCCCAGAAAGCTGCTGCTAATGGCTTTGAGTGGGACAATGCCGATGGGGTCTGGGCAAAGTTTCATGAGGAGTTAGATGAGTTGCGCCATGCCCTAGAACATGAGTCGAAGGAAAATCAACAGGCGGAGTTAGGGGATTTATTATTTACGCTAATTAATGTGGCGCGTTGGTATGACCTTAATCCATCGGAGGCGCTGCAATCGACAAATCGTAAGTTTATTAAGCGCTTAGAAACCATTGAGACGTTAAGCGATCGCCCCATTGATAGCTTTACTACCGAGGAGTTAGACAATCTCTGGAAACAAGCCAAGGAAAAACTCAAATAA
- a CDS encoding alpha/beta hydrolase, translating into MTESSLESAQNQQTQTRSPKTSPKTWLRPLAITGIAIASFYGSVCAGLWFGQTRLVFSPEKELTTTPAKFNAKYEDVLIPVKKADGTSENIHGWWLPNAKQNQSSNLSDRKVILYLHGKGKNISANAKHANRLMRMGFSVLVIDYRGYGRSEGDFPSESSVYVDAQTAWDYLIEKGYKPNQIMIYGHSLGGAIAIDLALKHPDALGMIVDASFTSMSDMAQLDPKYRIFPIDLLIHQRFDSIAKVRSLAIPVLYIHGTADELIPPMMSQRLYDATPTRKQIVFIPNGGHNNNAATNEPLYLNSISSFFNL; encoded by the coding sequence ATGACTGAATCATCTTTAGAATCAGCACAAAATCAGCAAACTCAAACCCGATCGCCTAAAACATCGCCTAAAACTTGGTTGCGTCCTTTAGCAATTACAGGCATCGCGATCGCTAGTTTTTATGGTTCAGTTTGTGCAGGACTATGGTTTGGACAAACAAGACTGGTATTTTCTCCTGAAAAAGAACTGACGACCACACCAGCCAAGTTTAATGCGAAATATGAGGATGTCCTAATTCCTGTTAAAAAGGCAGATGGCACAAGTGAAAATATTCATGGTTGGTGGCTACCCAATGCCAAACAGAATCAGAGTAGTAATCTTAGCGATCGCAAAGTGATCCTATATCTGCATGGTAAGGGTAAAAATATTAGCGCCAATGCCAAGCACGCAAATCGCCTCATGCGAATGGGATTTTCGGTCTTAGTAATAGATTATCGAGGCTATGGCAGAAGTGAGGGCGATTTCCCCAGCGAGTCCTCGGTCTATGTTGATGCCCAAACAGCATGGGACTATCTCATCGAAAAGGGTTACAAACCAAATCAAATCATGATTTATGGACATTCCCTAGGCGGTGCGATCGCGATCGATCTTGCCCTGAAACATCCTGATGCTCTGGGAATGATTGTAGATGCTTCATTTACTTCGATGAGTGACATGGCGCAACTCGATCCCAAATATCGCATTTTCCCCATTGATCTATTAATTCATCAGCGTTTTGATTCGATCGCTAAGGTGCGATCGCTAGCTATACCTGTCCTCTATATTCACGGTACTGCCGATGAGTTGATTCCACCCATGATGAGTCAGCGCTTATACGACGCAACTCCAACCAGAAAACAAATTGTTTTCATTCCCAATGGTGGACATAACAATAATGCAGCGACTAATGAACCACTCTATTTAAATTCTATTAGTAGTTTCTTCAACCTGTAG
- a CDS encoding element excision factor XisI family protein, producing MKRKHGESKPQPVLLITSTGCNDKIWIHYDGIEDSVTEDLVAAGVPKEKIVLGFYPPDVRVHTGYAVV from the coding sequence TTGAAACGCAAACATGGCGAGAGCAAGCCCCAGCCTGTATTACTTATAACCTCAACAGGCTGTAACGATAAAATCTGGATTCATTATGATGGAATAGAAGATAGCGTAACTGAAGATTTAGTTGCTGCTGGTGTTCCGAAAGAGAAGATTGTTTTAGGATTTTATCCACCTGATGTAAGGGTACATACAGGTTATGCTGTTGTTTAG
- a CDS encoding element excision factor XisI family protein encodes METPTEYQSLLRKILEKYTQIPYRYGDITTTLIISEDHNHFLLMDQGWEKGLRVHGCLFHGQIITAY; translated from the coding sequence ATGGAAACTCCAACTGAATATCAAAGTTTGTTACGAAAAATACTTGAGAAGTATACTCAGATACCCTACAGATATGGTGACATTACTACCACATTAATTATTAGTGAAGACCATAATCACTTTTTGTTAATGGATCAGGGTTGGGAAAAAGGATTACGGGTGCATGGCTGTTTATTTCATGGTCAGATTATTACAGCCTATTGA
- the gatB gene encoding Asp-tRNA(Asn)/Glu-tRNA(Gln) amidotransferase subunit GatB, producing the protein MTATATKTTTKTQYEAVIGLETHCQLTTNSKIFCNCSTQFGATPNTNVCPVCLGMPGVLPVLNEKVLEYAVKAGLALNCQIAPHSKFDRKQYFYPDLPKNYQVSQYDLPIAEHGWLEIQLEDGSTKRIGITRLHMEEDAGKLVHAGSDRLSGSSHSLVDFNRTGVPLCEIVSEPDMRSGAEAAAYAQELRRIMRYLGVCDGNMQEGSLRCDVNISVRPVGQEKFGTKVEIKNMNSFNAIQRAIDFEINRQIEALESGSETIKQETRLWEENSQRTISMRSKEGASDYRYFPEPDLMAIEIPLTTLEKYRSELPTLPMANRHRYRDEFGLTPYDAALIADDRSIAEFFDATILTGAEPKQVFNWVMGDITAYLNENKLKIGDIALTPAILGEMIALIADGTISSKIAKDILPELIVKGGSVKELVASKGLTVLAGAELEKIIDEIIAANPKEVEQYKAGKTKLLGFFVGQTMKKTQGRAEPQSTNKLIADKLAG; encoded by the coding sequence ATGACTGCAACCGCCACCAAGACAACAACCAAAACACAATACGAAGCTGTCATTGGACTAGAAACTCACTGTCAGTTGACCACGAACTCCAAGATATTTTGTAACTGTTCAACCCAGTTTGGCGCAACCCCAAATACCAATGTTTGCCCTGTTTGTCTCGGAATGCCGGGGGTGTTGCCTGTACTTAACGAAAAAGTGTTGGAGTATGCAGTCAAGGCTGGACTAGCACTAAATTGCCAAATTGCCCCCCATAGCAAATTCGATCGCAAACAATATTTTTATCCTGACCTTCCCAAAAACTATCAAGTCTCACAGTATGACTTGCCGATCGCTGAGCATGGCTGGCTGGAAATCCAATTAGAAGACGGCAGCACCAAGCGCATTGGCATTACCCGCTTGCACATGGAAGAAGATGCAGGCAAGTTAGTTCACGCAGGTAGCGATCGCCTCTCAGGTTCTAGTCACTCCCTCGTAGATTTCAATCGTACAGGTGTACCTTTGTGCGAAATCGTCTCTGAACCAGATATGCGATCGGGAGCAGAAGCGGCTGCCTATGCTCAAGAACTGCGTCGGATTATGCGCTACCTTGGCGTTTGTGATGGCAATATGCAAGAAGGTTCGCTCCGTTGTGACGTAAATATCTCTGTGCGTCCTGTCGGACAAGAGAAGTTCGGCACAAAGGTAGAAATCAAAAACATGAACTCCTTCAATGCCATTCAAAGAGCGATCGATTTTGAAATTAATCGTCAAATAGAAGCTCTGGAGTCTGGTAGTGAAACCATCAAACAAGAAACTCGCCTTTGGGAAGAGAATAGCCAACGCACTATCAGTATGCGTTCTAAGGAAGGAGCTAGTGACTATCGCTATTTTCCTGAACCTGACTTGATGGCGATCGAAATTCCCTTAACGACTCTAGAGAAATATCGCTCTGAACTTCCCACACTTCCTATGGCAAATCGCCATCGTTATCGCGATGAGTTTGGACTAACTCCTTACGATGCCGCTCTGATTGCCGACGATCGCAGTATTGCGGAATTCTTTGATGCGACAATTCTCACAGGTGCGGAACCTAAGCAAGTGTTTAACTGGGTGATGGGTGACATTACTGCCTATCTCAATGAGAATAAGCTCAAGATTGGCGACATCGCTCTCACACCTGCAATTTTAGGTGAAATGATTGCTTTAATTGCTGATGGCACGATCAGCAGCAAAATCGCGAAGGATATCTTGCCCGAACTGATTGTTAAGGGTGGATCGGTCAAGGAACTCGTTGCCTCTAAGGGTTTAACAGTTCTTGCAGGTGCAGAACTAGAGAAAATCATTGATGAGATTATTGCTGCAAATCCGAAGGAAGTGGAGCAATATAAAGCTGGTAAAACTAAGCTCTTAGGCTTCTTTGTTGGTCAAACCATGAAGAAGACCCAAGGACGCGCCGAACCTCAATCTACTAACAAATTGATTGCCGATAAATTGGCAGGATAA
- a CDS encoding transposase: MPQNASRIYNELTKFGSQYSDWSDVRHLGVMVWMMVGMIATGSVNLTKWLSHINTKALIAQSTQRQLSRWLNNPRINPAKLYSPVIKELLSNWKEQEIYLSFDTSQLWKEYCIIRLCVVHRGRALPLCWRVIEHRSSSVDMSSYRDMFQRASKLLPVNVKVILLADRGFANPELVRYVSELKWQCRIRIKGNFWIHHPKNRWQTVNQLHLRLGEAKLLHNVQVHKTESKRLTNMHIAAAWESHSREHWYILSTEPTSIQTFWEYGLRFDIEENFLDDKSNGFDLESSRLRSAPAISRLCFVVAMTTLFLTAQGLAVANSGFRRLVDPHWFRGLSYLKIGWNWIHSALTKNWAFFPSYSFTSYLDSDPAIASRPKHCQKSFRIEFYVSTLDCTS, translated from the coding sequence ATGCCCCAAAACGCCTCACGTATCTATAATGAACTAACAAAATTCGGGAGTCAATACAGTGACTGGTCAGATGTGCGCCATTTAGGAGTAATGGTGTGGATGATGGTGGGAATGATCGCCACAGGGAGTGTAAATTTAACAAAATGGCTAAGCCACATCAACACCAAAGCATTAATCGCTCAAAGTACACAAAGGCAACTGTCAAGATGGCTAAATAATCCACGGATCAATCCCGCCAAGCTCTACAGTCCAGTGATTAAAGAGTTATTGTCAAACTGGAAAGAGCAAGAAATCTATCTAAGTTTTGATACGAGCCAACTGTGGAAAGAATACTGCATAATTCGATTGTGTGTAGTGCATCGGGGAAGAGCCTTGCCCTTATGTTGGCGTGTTATCGAACATCGCAGTAGCAGTGTGGATATGAGTAGCTATCGGGACATGTTTCAACGTGCATCAAAACTGTTACCCGTGAATGTCAAAGTAATTTTATTAGCTGACCGAGGATTTGCTAATCCAGAATTGGTGCGCTATGTAAGTGAATTAAAGTGGCAATGTCGGATTAGGATCAAAGGGAATTTCTGGATACATCACCCCAAGAATCGCTGGCAAACTGTCAACCAATTACATCTTCGTCTTGGTGAAGCCAAGTTGCTCCACAATGTCCAAGTCCATAAAACTGAGTCCAAGCGTCTTACCAATATGCATATTGCGGCGGCTTGGGAATCCCATAGCCGAGAGCATTGGTATATTCTCAGCACTGAACCCACATCAATCCAGACTTTTTGGGAGTATGGTCTCAGATTCGATATTGAGGAGAATTTCTTGGATGACAAATCCAATGGCTTTGACTTGGAATCTTCGCGTTTACGTTCGGCTCCTGCTATTTCCCGCCTTTGTTTCGTTGTTGCCATGACCACTTTGTTTTTGACTGCTCAAGGGCTAGCAGTTGCCAATTCTGGCTTTCGTCGTTTGGTTGATCCTCATTGGTTTCGTGGGCTTAGTTATCTCAAGATTGGCTGGAACTGGATTCACTCAGCTCTTACGAAAAACTGGGCTTTCTTCCCTTCTTACTCTTTTACTTCTTATCTGGACTCCGATCCTGCTATTGCTTCTCGTCCAAAACATTGTCAGAAGAGCTTTCGTATTGAGTTCTATGTTTCTACTCTCGACTGTACTTCCTAG
- a CDS encoding IS4 family transposase: MKEINLFREKLHEHLQWNGARLAFVSMFLIALMRVKTVNLTEIATGFSGKAKVESHYKRLQRFFREFEVDYESIALMVVKVMKIPEPWVISIDRTDWKFGKMVFNVLTLGVVHHGIAFPLVWMMLDKKGNSNTRERCELCNRFLEIFGDGKIDFLTADREFVGEEWFDYLLCDPSTRFRIRIRKNTLLDDGQKQLRADVCFQDLQVGQSKVLSKPRLVWQHWLYIAAMRLDDGDLLIVATAHDHNRAIADYAKRWAIETLFGCFKSRGFCLEATHIQHPERLSKLIALLTLALCWAFSSGLWLAQINPLKPKKHGRLPKSIFRLGFDFLRHFIFDLHLNSQAFFNSIKFLSCT; the protein is encoded by the coding sequence GTGAAAGAGATTAACCTATTTCGCGAAAAGTTGCATGAGCATCTGCAATGGAATGGAGCAAGACTAGCATTTGTATCGATGTTCTTGATTGCACTAATGCGAGTAAAGACAGTAAACCTAACCGAAATCGCTACAGGATTTAGTGGTAAAGCCAAAGTCGAATCGCACTATAAGCGGTTACAGAGATTTTTTCGAGAGTTTGAAGTGGACTATGAAAGCATCGCTTTAATGGTCGTCAAAGTGATGAAAATACCCGAACCATGGGTAATTTCCATCGACCGCACCGATTGGAAATTCGGCAAGATGGTGTTTAATGTGCTGACCTTGGGAGTAGTGCATCACGGTATCGCCTTCCCGTTGGTATGGATGATGCTGGACAAAAAAGGTAACTCGAACACCCGTGAACGATGTGAATTGTGTAATCGATTTCTGGAAATATTTGGAGACGGCAAAATCGACTTTTTGACCGCAGACCGTGAATTTGTGGGGGAAGAATGGTTTGATTACTTGCTTTGTGACCCATCTACCCGTTTTCGTATCCGTATTCGCAAAAACACCTTGCTTGATGATGGGCAGAAACAACTACGGGCTGATGTTTGTTTCCAAGATCTCCAAGTTGGTCAATCAAAAGTATTGTCCAAGCCCAGACTAGTTTGGCAACATTGGCTTTATATTGCGGCTATGCGTCTTGATGATGGTGATTTGTTAATTGTTGCCACTGCTCATGACCATAATAGGGCTATTGCTGACTATGCTAAGCGTTGGGCGATTGAGACTTTATTTGGGTGTTTTAAATCTCGTGGCTTTTGTTTGGAGGCTACTCACATTCAACACCCTGAACGCCTTTCTAAACTTATTGCTTTACTAACTCTGGCTTTATGTTGGGCTTTTTCTTCTGGGCTTTGGCTTGCTCAAATCAATCCCCTCAAACCTAAAAAACATGGTCGCTTACCTAAAAGTATTTTTCGTCTTGGTTTTGATTTCCTGCGTCACTTCATCTTTGACTTACATCTCAATTCCCAAGCCTTCTTTAACTCCATTAAATTTTTGTCCTGTACTTAG
- a CDS encoding DUF3318 domain-containing protein, with the protein MPSPTSSLRNTFARTEIRRLQDLLPPELQAWVKVLNADGVRPPLIACEEAGGDEVVILVDMVRWERLAEDQRNLLYWHEVARIQNDAVPKDGWEVAALAIGLGGAVGELWVQNGLLFVLALGICGVAGFQLWRKGTSKKDIRNLIEADQGAIRLAVRNGYPLPAAYKSLGSALKIMLSDASKGRSRTLIEKRLDALRAEANKARRTYEN; encoded by the coding sequence ATGCCATCTCCAACTTCTTCCCTCCGAAATACCTTTGCTAGAACTGAGATTCGTCGCCTGCAAGATCTGCTCCCGCCAGAGCTACAAGCATGGGTAAAAGTACTTAACGCCGATGGTGTCCGTCCCCCACTTATCGCCTGTGAAGAAGCGGGCGGCGATGAGGTGGTGATCTTGGTTGATATGGTGCGCTGGGAACGCCTCGCTGAGGATCAGCGCAATCTCCTCTATTGGCACGAGGTTGCCCGCATCCAAAATGATGCTGTACCCAAGGATGGTTGGGAGGTCGCGGCATTAGCGATCGGTCTTGGTGGTGCAGTTGGCGAGTTATGGGTACAAAATGGTTTGCTATTTGTCCTAGCACTCGGTATTTGTGGTGTGGCAGGTTTTCAGCTATGGCGCAAAGGCACTAGCAAAAAGGATATTCGCAATTTGATTGAGGCTGACCAAGGTGCAATTCGCTTGGCAGTACGCAATGGTTATCCTTTACCTGCCGCCTATAAGAGCTTAGGTAGTGCGCTAAAAATTATGCTCAGTGATGCCTCAAAAGGGCGATCGCGCACATTAATCGAAAAGCGCCTTGATGCGCTCCGTGCTGAAGCTAATAAAGCAAGACGTACTTACGAAAATTAA
- a CDS encoding CGLD27 family protein produces MTCPVPKEQQPLNEYIELKEAFFYRWAKLTRSQYLRVLALMWLGFVVLFSPVAMSIESPSRHLWQFICVASIGGAVGLILPVLLLLSGWSHVKQRLDSPKIFYEESGWYDGQTWEKPEADLAKDRLLVTYEIKPVMTRLQKTLLGIIVFLALGISSLNIFG; encoded by the coding sequence ATGACCTGCCCAGTTCCCAAAGAGCAACAACCTCTAAATGAATATATCGAGCTTAAGGAAGCTTTCTTTTATCGTTGGGCAAAACTGACCCGATCGCAATATCTGCGCGTATTAGCATTGATGTGGCTAGGATTTGTGGTTCTATTTTCGCCAGTTGCCATGAGCATTGAGTCGCCCAGTCGTCATTTATGGCAATTTATATGTGTGGCAAGTATTGGCGGCGCAGTGGGATTAATTTTGCCAGTGCTGTTGCTGCTATCAGGCTGGAGTCATGTGAAGCAACGCCTTGATAGTCCTAAGATTTTCTATGAAGAATCGGGTTGGTACGATGGGCAAACATGGGAAAAGCCCGAAGCGGATTTAGCTAAGGATCGTTTACTGGTGACTTATGAAATTAAGCCCGTGATGACGAGATTACAAAAAACTCTTTTAGGCATAATTGTTTTTCTGGCTTTAGGTATCAGTTCTCTCAATATTTTCGGTTAG
- a CDS encoding nuclear transport factor 2 family protein: MTVLDRYFELSDRATADEEAFHELVELFAEEAEVQPAGARKVVGKDAIANLYRQFFQTYSGMQRVWTTRRTENGLEAIWAIAGKRDSGELFAMQGRHIAEVDAQGKIYALEVHVSKAN, from the coding sequence ATGACTGTTTTAGATCGATATTTTGAGCTTTCTGATCGAGCCACTGCTGATGAAGAAGCATTTCATGAGTTGGTAGAATTGTTTGCTGAAGAGGCTGAAGTACAACCTGCGGGGGCGCGTAAGGTCGTTGGCAAAGATGCGATCGCCAATCTATATCGCCAGTTTTTCCAAACTTATTCAGGAATGCAACGTGTGTGGACGACCAGAAGGACGGAAAATGGACTAGAAGCTATTTGGGCGATCGCAGGTAAGCGTGATAGTGGTGAACTATTTGCGATGCAAGGCAGACATATTGCCGAAGTCGATGCCCAAGGCAAAATCTACGCCTTAGAAGTTCATGTCTCCAAAGCTAATTAA